From one Synechocystis sp. PCC 6803 substr. PCC-P genomic stretch:
- a CDS encoding PAS domain-containing protein gives MAISAQSFINVANESLVSTLAIAALGLSLLVILSLAVIQSINRPLRRLQQQTQALQKSEERFRFALESTDTSWWDWDIKTNEVDWSDTFDAMVGRAPNSYPKNIASFLSFLHPDDVEPTRAKLYDSLENGIPYKTEFRFVHPDGTIRWIMARGMVQRDANGQALRMSGINLDITEQKLAEAALKENEATLRLALSAETANWWKWDIVNDQMYSAPSFHDLLGRHGDELPTTWADAIALIYPEDRAKVQTAVEATLNHDAPYRVEFRMIPPNGQMVWIADLAALERDETGRPIQLSGIMIDITERKQIEEALQKSGQRLRMTLESTSTNWWERDLITDQADWSEQSDHLLGYTPDSYEKNQDTFYKLVHPDDREHVQAGVNLAIATGEPYQGEFRLVQADGNCIWILGTGHVEYNEAGQPVRMSGLNINITPLKEVQLALAEREAMMQALFDQASQFTALLTPTGKVVKVNQRALDFAGITVDEIVDQDFWETPWWQASEQLKADLKSAIHQAAQGILIRYDVENLGNNGQKVILDFSIRPIYDTDQRIIFLLCEGRDITDKFRIQEALAESEERFRQTFQTTAVSSALISLDGKFLEVNPAFCELLGYTSDELQDHDVAEVTDPNWVPFQGDLTQQLLNREIMAYTQERRYQHRDGRWIWGLLNVSLVRDAQQQPLYYVCQIQNIDPLKQAQEKLQEVNIELERLTQIDGLTGVYNRRFFDQALEREWQIAFRETESLTLVMLDIDYFKLYNDTLGHQAGDHCLRIVAAILQESVHRTSDLVARYGGEEFALILPRTDLSGAVIVAQRIKTLMDAKAISHPTSEIANYVTVSIGIHCAVPRPGLSLASWVKCADDALYQAKKRGRNGYFVLEDTSTSPTKVDEL, from the coding sequence ATGGCAATTTCCGCACAAAGTTTCATTAATGTTGCCAATGAAAGTTTAGTCTCCACGCTGGCGATCGCCGCCTTGGGATTAAGCCTGTTAGTGATCCTAAGTTTGGCCGTAATCCAGTCCATTAACCGCCCTCTCCGTCGCCTTCAACAGCAAACCCAGGCCCTGCAAAAAAGTGAAGAACGATTCCGCTTCGCCCTCGAATCAACCGATACAAGTTGGTGGGATTGGGATATCAAAACCAATGAGGTGGATTGGTCAGACACCTTTGATGCCATGGTGGGCCGCGCCCCCAACTCCTACCCCAAAAATATTGCTTCCTTCTTAAGTTTTCTCCATCCCGACGACGTAGAACCCACCCGGGCAAAGTTATACGATTCCTTAGAAAATGGGATTCCCTATAAAACCGAATTTCGCTTTGTCCACCCCGATGGGACGATTCGTTGGATTATGGCCAGAGGTATGGTGCAACGGGATGCCAATGGCCAAGCCCTGCGGATGAGCGGCATTAACCTCGACATTACCGAGCAAAAACTTGCCGAAGCCGCCCTGAAAGAAAATGAAGCCACTCTCCGCCTGGCCCTCTCTGCCGAAACCGCCAATTGGTGGAAATGGGATATCGTCAACGACCAGATGTACTCAGCTCCCTCATTCCATGATTTGCTCGGCCGCCACGGGGATGAACTACCCACAACCTGGGCCGATGCCATTGCGCTGATTTACCCGGAAGACCGGGCCAAGGTGCAAACCGCAGTGGAAGCTACCCTAAATCACGACGCGCCCTATAGGGTTGAATTTCGGATGATTCCCCCCAATGGCCAAATGGTCTGGATTGCGGATTTGGCGGCCCTGGAGCGGGATGAAACCGGTCGGCCCATTCAACTCAGCGGGATTATGATTGACATTACTGAGCGTAAACAAATTGAAGAGGCTCTCCAAAAAAGTGGACAACGGTTGCGAATGACCCTGGAATCCACCTCCACCAACTGGTGGGAAAGGGATTTAATCACCGATCAAGCCGATTGGTCCGAGCAGTCCGATCATCTTTTGGGCTATACCCCCGACAGCTACGAGAAAAACCAAGACACTTTCTACAAATTAGTCCATCCCGACGATCGGGAGCACGTCCAGGCGGGGGTTAACTTAGCTATTGCCACCGGAGAACCCTATCAAGGGGAATTTCGCCTAGTCCAGGCCGACGGGAATTGTATTTGGATTTTAGGTACCGGCCACGTAGAGTATAACGAAGCCGGCCAACCGGTCAGAATGAGTGGCTTAAATATCAACATTACCCCGCTCAAAGAAGTGCAACTGGCTTTGGCTGAACGGGAAGCGATGATGCAAGCCCTATTTGATCAAGCCTCCCAATTTACCGCTCTGTTAACCCCCACCGGGAAAGTCGTCAAAGTGAATCAACGGGCCCTGGATTTTGCTGGCATTACGGTGGATGAGATTGTCGACCAAGATTTTTGGGAAACTCCCTGGTGGCAGGCATCCGAACAGCTCAAAGCTGACCTCAAATCCGCGATACACCAGGCCGCTCAAGGGATTCTGATTCGCTATGACGTAGAAAATTTGGGCAATAATGGGCAAAAAGTTATTTTGGATTTTTCGATTCGGCCCATCTACGACACCGACCAGCGGATAATTTTTCTCCTCTGTGAAGGACGGGACATTACCGACAAATTCCGCATACAAGAGGCCTTAGCAGAAAGTGAAGAACGCTTCCGGCAAACCTTCCAAACTACGGCCGTGAGTAGTGCACTGATTTCCTTAGATGGTAAATTTCTTGAGGTCAATCCCGCCTTTTGTGAGCTGTTGGGCTATACTTCCGATGAACTGCAAGACCATGATGTGGCAGAAGTAACAGATCCCAATTGGGTGCCATTCCAAGGAGACCTAACTCAACAACTGCTCAACCGCGAAATTATGGCCTATACCCAAGAACGCCGCTATCAACACCGGGATGGGCGTTGGATTTGGGGTCTGTTGAATGTCAGTTTGGTCCGAGATGCTCAACAACAACCGCTCTATTATGTCTGCCAAATTCAAAACATTGACCCGCTCAAACAAGCCCAAGAAAAACTCCAAGAAGTCAACATTGAACTGGAACGATTGACTCAAATTGATGGCCTCACCGGAGTTTATAATCGTCGGTTCTTTGACCAGGCCTTGGAACGGGAATGGCAAATTGCTTTTCGCGAAACTGAGTCCTTAACCTTGGTGATGTTGGACATTGACTATTTCAAACTCTACAACGATACCCTCGGCCATCAAGCCGGAGACCACTGTTTACGCATTGTCGCCGCCATTTTGCAAGAATCTGTCCATCGCACTTCAGACCTAGTAGCCCGCTATGGGGGAGAAGAATTTGCCTTAATTTTACCCAGAACCGATTTATCCGGCGCGGTTATCGTTGCCCAAAGGATTAAAACTTTGATGGATGCTAAAGCGATCTCCCATCCCACCTCTGAGATTGCTAATTATGTCACTGTCAGTATTGGGATTCATTGTGCTGTACCCCGGCCTGGATTGTCCTTGGCCTCTTGGGTAAAATGTGCCGATGATGCGCTCTATCAGGCCAAGAAACGGGGTCGGAATGGCTATTTTGTCCTCGAAGATACGTCAACTTCCCCAACTAAAGTTGACGAATTATAA
- a CDS encoding ATP-binding cassette domain-containing protein has protein sequence MNQNNRPYIIVTNQGQSLPPFELTKSKHILGRDSQFADLIVPTDWSIISRCQATLVEDQGNYFIYDGDRLNPSSNKLFINHHLITHDIGYPLQNGDVIKIGQNINILITIKYFTPNGSSPTNLTSLLSINLKQKSVVIGRDETANLQLLSSAVSRQHAVLDYLEPNTYLLHDYSTNGVYVNGTKVNGKILINTAAIIKIVPYTLVLQNDQLFIADTGDNIRLDARNIVRTVQGNQSEEITLLNQISLPIEPGQLVALVGGSGAGKSTFMRTLLGIEPTTSGTVYLNGEDLRNNFNLYRNQIGYVPQKDIIHSSLTVEEALRYAAKLRLPQDADIDEIVEKTLGQIEMQERRHVLVKKLSGGQLKRVSIGVELLVDPKLFFLDEPTSGLDPGLDKKMMQLLRKLADQGRTIVLVTHATGNINLCDRLVFLGQGGNLCYFGTFSDACQFFNLHNGDFADVYIQLDNQSAVIKAAQRYSRSSYQHQYIDQRLGVSNSAVAAPRPSPPRVSPLRQTWILCQRYWQIMARDPVNIGISIATAPIGILLIDLAIATREPFILGSEADPKLAPLAQTVLLVFSCAAIWVGLASSLQEIVKENDIYSRERLVNLNLFAYIASKVTVLSGLALLQTLAMVVIILIAFDHPQPPLLPWGLGLIITSYLTLFSSICLGLMVSTLVKSETQANTALPILLLPQIIFSGVLFQIKGVSQYLSWFMVSRWSIGAYGTLLDINSLVPEPVIFPDGTVLESPFKATLVYDPSWNNLLVNWEILLLQGFVCLVVIFLFKKREDII, from the coding sequence ATGAATCAAAATAATAGACCATACATTATTGTCACTAATCAAGGTCAAAGCTTACCCCCTTTTGAATTAACTAAAAGTAAACATATTTTAGGTCGAGATTCCCAATTTGCCGACCTGATAGTCCCCACTGATTGGAGCATTATTAGTCGTTGTCAAGCTACTTTAGTAGAAGATCAAGGTAATTACTTTATTTATGACGGCGATCGCCTCAATCCCAGCAGTAACAAGCTATTTATTAATCATCATTTAATCACCCATGATATTGGCTACCCATTACAGAATGGAGATGTTATTAAGATTGGACAAAATATTAATATTCTTATTACTATTAAATATTTTACTCCCAATGGCTCTAGCCCTACCAATTTAACATCGCTATTATCCATCAATTTAAAGCAAAAATCTGTGGTTATTGGGCGGGACGAAACTGCCAACTTACAATTACTTTCCTCCGCAGTTTCCCGCCAACATGCTGTCCTGGATTATTTAGAGCCAAATACCTATCTTTTACACGATTACAGCACCAATGGTGTTTACGTTAATGGCACTAAAGTCAACGGTAAAATTCTGATTAACACCGCCGCCATCATCAAAATAGTTCCCTACACCCTGGTATTACAAAACGATCAATTATTCATTGCCGACACCGGGGATAATATTCGCCTTGATGCCCGCAATATCGTCCGCACTGTTCAAGGTAATCAGAGCGAAGAAATTACACTCCTTAACCAAATTTCTTTGCCCATTGAACCAGGTCAATTGGTAGCTTTAGTGGGGGGAAGTGGCGCAGGCAAATCGACTTTTATGCGGACTTTATTAGGTATTGAACCTACTACGTCTGGCACAGTTTATTTGAACGGTGAAGATCTGAGAAATAATTTTAACCTTTACCGTAATCAAATTGGTTACGTGCCCCAAAAAGATATTATCCACAGTTCCCTAACCGTAGAGGAAGCTTTGCGGTATGCGGCTAAATTAAGATTACCCCAAGATGCGGATATTGACGAAATTGTTGAGAAAACCTTGGGCCAAATTGAAATGCAGGAACGTCGCCATGTTCTGGTCAAAAAATTAAGCGGCGGCCAACTCAAACGGGTATCCATCGGCGTGGAGTTACTGGTGGATCCGAAATTATTTTTCCTCGATGAACCGACATCGGGTTTAGATCCTGGTCTAGATAAAAAGATGATGCAATTATTACGAAAGCTAGCGGATCAGGGACGAACTATTGTGTTGGTAACCCATGCCACCGGCAACATTAACCTATGCGATCGCCTGGTGTTTTTAGGCCAGGGGGGCAATTTGTGTTATTTCGGCACTTTTAGCGATGCTTGCCAATTTTTTAACCTCCATAATGGTGATTTTGCTGATGTTTATATTCAATTGGATAATCAATCAGCAGTGATCAAAGCCGCCCAACGCTATAGCCGGTCTAGCTATCAACATCAGTACATTGATCAACGGTTGGGGGTGAGTAATTCCGCTGTTGCCGCCCCTAGACCTAGTCCTCCCAGGGTATCTCCCCTGCGCCAAACCTGGATTCTGTGCCAAAGATACTGGCAAATTATGGCTAGGGATCCGGTCAATATCGGTATTTCCATTGCCACCGCCCCCATTGGCATTTTATTAATCGATCTGGCGATCGCCACTAGGGAACCATTTATTCTGGGTAGTGAAGCGGATCCCAAACTTGCGCCCCTAGCTCAGACCGTACTATTAGTATTTAGCTGTGCCGCCATCTGGGTTGGTCTCGCCAGTTCTCTCCAAGAAATTGTCAAAGAAAATGATATTTACAGCCGAGAAAGATTAGTTAATCTTAACCTGTTCGCCTATATTGCTTCTAAGGTGACAGTATTGTCAGGATTAGCGCTTTTGCAAACCCTTGCTATGGTGGTGATTATCCTCATTGCCTTCGACCATCCCCAGCCTCCCCTATTGCCCTGGGGTTTGGGGCTAATTATCACCAGTTATCTCACCCTTTTCAGTTCTATTTGCTTAGGCTTAATGGTATCTACCTTGGTCAAAAGTGAAACCCAGGCTAACACCGCTCTACCTATTTTGCTACTGCCCCAAATCATCTTCTCCGGCGTACTGTTCCAAATTAAAGGTGTGAGTCAATATCTTTCTTGGTTTATGGTCAGCCGTTGGTCTATCGGTGCCTATGGCACATTATTAGACATCAACAGTCTAGTGCCAGAGCCAGTCATTTTTCCCGATGGTACCGTATTGGAATCTCCTTTTAAAGCCACCCTAGTTTACGACCCTAGTTGGAATAATCTTTTGGTCAACTGGGAAATTTTATTACTCCAAGGTTTTGTTTGCCTCGTAGTTATTTTCCTGTTCAAAAAAAGAGAGGATATTATTTGA
- a CDS encoding D-alanyl-D-alanine carboxypeptidase family protein, whose amino-acid sequence MLKFLKNNFQLVNFFVAALLVGMLYGWWYLPNAKQLSINETSGIHNQEKIPSPPPLEDRELSSLPVPTPTPTNLEPLITEVPEIQTSPLLPGLPPDYEQLSPLAEQQGSREVPNNIAVKTNLGHYSFPENSQQRLVKVGEYYGRSESLDQEAATAFKKMQADAQVQGVRLTIISGFRSIASQDALFQNQIKRKGGKEAAARFSAPPGHSEHHTGYALDIGDGANPANDLKINFENTSAYQWLARNANQYGFELSFPPNNSQGVSYEPWHWRYVASPRASQIFMVARSGI is encoded by the coding sequence ATGCTAAAATTTTTAAAAAATAACTTTCAATTGGTAAACTTTTTTGTTGCCGCTCTGTTAGTGGGAATGTTGTATGGTTGGTGGTACTTACCTAATGCTAAACAATTATCTATTAACGAAACTAGTGGCATTCATAATCAAGAAAAAATTCCATCTCCCCCCCCCCTTGAAGATAGAGAGCTTTCCTCTCTTCCGGTTCCCACTCCGACTCCAACTAATCTCGAACCATTAATAACTGAAGTCCCCGAAATCCAGACTAGCCCCCTATTGCCAGGACTTCCACCAGATTATGAACAATTATCCCCGCTAGCAGAACAGCAAGGATCAAGAGAAGTTCCCAACAATATTGCGGTTAAAACTAATTTAGGTCATTATTCTTTCCCTGAAAATAGCCAGCAAAGATTAGTAAAAGTAGGTGAATATTACGGCCGCAGTGAATCTTTAGATCAAGAAGCAGCCACTGCTTTTAAAAAGATGCAAGCTGATGCTCAAGTTCAAGGAGTAAGATTAACTATTATTTCTGGATTTCGTTCTATTGCCTCTCAGGATGCTTTATTTCAAAATCAAATTAAAAGAAAAGGTGGTAAAGAAGCAGCGGCAAGGTTTAGTGCCCCTCCCGGACACAGTGAACACCACACTGGCTATGCTTTAGATATAGGAGATGGTGCTAATCCAGCAAATGATTTAAAAATAAATTTTGAAAATACATCTGCTTATCAATGGTTAGCTAGAAATGCTAATCAGTATGGTTTTGAACTTTCATTTCCTCCTAACAATAGTCAAGGAGTAAGTTATGAACCATGGCATTGGCGTTATGTTGCTTCACCAAGAGCAAGTCAAATTTTCATGGTGGCTCGAAGTGGTATTTGA
- a CDS encoding protein kinase — protein sequence MNVQVLDRYEIVKSLGSGGFGDTFLAKDTQIPSQKLVVIKRLKPANANSNTSTELIQKLFEKEASVLEDLGEHNSQIPKLYSYFSNDNEFYLVQEYIQGVSLNEIAPISSEQAKTILSSLLTTLKYIHSKGIIHRDIKPENIILRDSDHLPVLIDFGAVKETMGAVTLGSGSTVSSVVIGTRGFMAPEQSSGRSVFSTDLYALGLTIIYTLTKKLPVEFSSDQQTGQLDWQSHVSKIDSVLAKVINKAIEMEPSRRYSSAEAMYQALHSLISSGAEPALPMETVRVAPSNEFLVTRSSTKTAETVVKPVGNSHNNYSNNNGKSKIATLLTVLIGIIVVTAGLGGGFIITQQIKEAEARAAQAEKEKQEAEQKRIEAEQKIAENEKRQRELEQKRVEEERQRLAAEAERAKQERQRLAAERQRVQVLANQAKAMASGASATIGGIPGSKNIRSGPGTDYGVITQGYTGEGLDILDSSTDSSGHVWYKVYHYGSGSTGWIASQLVNF from the coding sequence ATGAATGTCCAAGTACTCGACCGTTATGAAATTGTTAAATCCCTTGGTTCAGGAGGATTTGGCGATACTTTTTTAGCCAAAGATACTCAGATACCATCTCAAAAGCTGGTGGTAATAAAACGTCTTAAACCAGCCAATGCAAACAGTAATACCTCCACTGAGTTAATTCAAAAATTGTTTGAAAAAGAAGCTTCAGTGTTAGAAGATTTAGGAGAGCACAACAGTCAAATTCCCAAATTATATAGTTATTTCTCAAACGATAATGAATTTTACTTAGTCCAAGAGTATATTCAAGGAGTTAGCCTAAATGAAATTGCTCCTATTAGTTCAGAACAAGCAAAGACTATTCTTTCTTCTCTTTTAACTACCCTTAAATACATTCATAGCAAAGGAATTATTCACCGAGATATTAAGCCAGAAAATATTATTTTGCGGGACAGTGATCACTTACCCGTTCTGATTGATTTTGGTGCTGTTAAGGAAACTATGGGGGCTGTTACTTTAGGCTCAGGTTCTACTGTTAGCTCTGTAGTTATTGGCACTAGGGGATTTATGGCTCCTGAACAAAGTTCGGGACGTTCTGTTTTCAGCACCGATCTTTATGCTTTAGGACTGACTATTATTTACACTCTTACCAAGAAGTTGCCAGTTGAATTTTCTAGCGACCAGCAAACAGGCCAATTAGACTGGCAAAGTCATGTATCTAAAATCGATTCTGTCTTGGCTAAAGTAATCAATAAAGCCATAGAAATGGAGCCTAGTCGTCGTTATTCCAGTGCCGAAGCAATGTATCAGGCTCTACACTCCTTAATTAGTTCTGGGGCTGAGCCAGCACTTCCAATGGAAACTGTTCGAGTTGCACCTAGTAATGAATTTTTAGTCACGAGAAGTTCCACCAAAACGGCTGAAACTGTTGTTAAGCCCGTCGGTAACTCTCATAATAACTACTCGAACAACAATGGAAAATCAAAAATTGCAACGCTGTTAACTGTTCTTATTGGGATTATTGTGGTCACTGCTGGTTTAGGAGGTGGGTTTATAATTACTCAACAAATTAAAGAAGCTGAAGCTAGGGCGGCTCAAGCTGAAAAAGAAAAACAGGAAGCAGAGCAAAAACGAATAGAAGCAGAGCAAAAAATTGCCGAGAATGAAAAACGTCAAAGGGAATTAGAACAAAAACGAGTAGAAGAAGAACGTCAAAGACTAGCTGCTGAGGCCGAACGAGCTAAGCAAGAAAGGCAGCGTTTAGCCGCAGAAAGACAGAGAGTTCAAGTTTTAGCAAATCAGGCAAAGGCTATGGCCAGCGGTGCTAGCGCAACTATTGGAGGAATTCCTGGATCTAAAAATATTCGCTCTGGTCCGGGAACAGATTATGGCGTTATTACTCAAGGCTATACAGGTGAGGGTTTAGACATCTTAGATAGTAGTACTGATTCCAGTGGCCATGTTTGGTATAAAGTTTATCACTATGGTTCAGGATCAACGGGGTGGATTGCCAGTCAATTAGTAAACTTTTAG
- a CDS encoding DUF4189 domain-containing protein — MKIIFSPKNVLSISGLSLLSTCLAASPALAGYSAIAQGVRGWGWATGYSTMEKARQAAIRNCRGNGGGSCSVSTAEKDDWYFVGGYCGGMPYTAASKHNWNVAADILRRKAKKDGNYNCHIEVER, encoded by the coding sequence ATGAAAATTATCTTCAGTCCCAAAAACGTCCTTTCTATTTCTGGTCTGTCCCTATTGAGCACCTGCTTGGCGGCTTCCCCTGCTTTGGCTGGCTACTCGGCCATCGCCCAGGGAGTAAGGGGTTGGGGTTGGGCCACTGGTTACTCAACTATGGAAAAGGCAAGACAGGCCGCAATCCGTAACTGTCGAGGTAATGGTGGCGGAAGTTGTTCTGTTTCTACAGCAGAAAAAGATGACTGGTACTTTGTCGGTGGTTATTGTGGTGGTATGCCCTATACCGCTGCTTCTAAGCATAACTGGAATGTGGCGGCTGATATTTTAAGAAGGAAAGCCAAAAAAGATGGGAATTACAATTGTCATATTGAAGTTGAAAGATAA
- a CDS encoding YqaE/Pmp3 family membrane protein, translating to MDIVKIICAILLPPLGVFLQVGIGKDFWINLLLTIFGLYILGLVHAIWVIARER from the coding sequence ATGGATATTGTTAAGATCATTTGTGCGATTCTATTGCCGCCCCTGGGGGTTTTCCTGCAAGTGGGTATTGGCAAAGACTTTTGGATTAACCTACTGCTGACCATTTTTGGTTTGTATATCCTCGGTCTTGTCCATGCCATTTGGGTCATTGCCAGGGAACGTTAA